One stretch of Streptomyces sp. A2-16 DNA includes these proteins:
- a CDS encoding XdhC/CoxI family protein: protein MLDLAGDLHRWMEEGRAFAVATVVAVGGSAPRGPGAALAVDSEGTVVGSVSGGCVEGAVYDLCVQALQHGETVVERFGYSDEDAFAVGLTCGGIIDIMVTPVGTDAPGRPVLRSALSAAVRNEPAALARVVRGPADLLGTALLVRPGEAVGEPSRPSRASSYEGGLGGHTELDRTAAGEARAMLDAGRTGTVELSEDGSRCPDGLTLLVESSVPPPRLIVFGAIDFAAALVRVGKFLGYHVTVCDARPVFATTTRFPEADDVVVDWPHRYLRGTTTDARTVLCVLTPDAKFDVPLLEAALRMPAAFVGALGSRRTHTDRERRLREAGLTDGELARLRSPIGLDLGARTPEETALSIAAEIIATQRGGTGTPLTGSGRPIHHEEETHHAGTSSGPWTRSTAPMPTSMPSLR, encoded by the coding sequence ATGCTTGACCTCGCCGGGGACCTGCACCGCTGGATGGAGGAGGGCCGCGCGTTCGCCGTCGCCACCGTCGTGGCCGTCGGCGGCAGCGCCCCGCGCGGCCCCGGCGCCGCCCTCGCCGTCGACAGCGAGGGCACGGTTGTCGGCTCCGTCTCCGGCGGCTGCGTGGAGGGAGCGGTGTACGACCTCTGCGTCCAGGCGCTGCAGCACGGCGAGACGGTCGTCGAACGGTTCGGATACAGCGACGAGGACGCCTTCGCGGTCGGTCTGACCTGCGGCGGGATCATCGACATCATGGTCACCCCGGTCGGCACGGACGCGCCTGGGAGGCCGGTGCTCCGGTCGGCCCTGTCGGCTGCCGTCCGAAACGAGCCGGCAGCCCTCGCCCGCGTCGTACGCGGCCCCGCCGATCTCCTCGGCACGGCCCTGCTGGTGCGGCCGGGCGAAGCGGTGGGGGAGCCGTCCCGGCCCTCCCGGGCGAGCTCGTACGAAGGCGGACTCGGCGGGCACACGGAACTGGACCGTACGGCGGCCGGTGAAGCCCGCGCCATGCTGGACGCCGGCCGCACCGGCACGGTCGAGCTGTCGGAGGACGGCTCGCGCTGCCCCGACGGACTGACCTTGCTCGTCGAGTCGAGTGTCCCTCCGCCCCGCCTGATCGTCTTCGGGGCGATCGACTTCGCCGCGGCACTCGTACGGGTGGGCAAGTTCCTCGGCTACCACGTCACCGTGTGCGACGCCCGCCCCGTGTTCGCCACCACGACCCGCTTCCCCGAGGCCGACGACGTCGTCGTCGACTGGCCGCACCGCTACCTGCGCGGCACCACGACCGACGCGCGCACGGTGCTGTGCGTGCTCACCCCCGACGCCAAGTTCGACGTGCCCCTGCTGGAGGCGGCACTGCGGATGCCGGCTGCGTTCGTCGGCGCGCTGGGCTCACGGCGTACGCACACCGACCGGGAAAGACGGCTGCGGGAAGCGGGCCTGACCGACGGGGAGTTGGCCCGGCTGAGGTCGCCGATCGGCCTCGATCTCGGCGCCCGCACACCCGAGGAGACGGCCCTGTCCATCGCGGCGGAGATCATCGCCACCCAACGGGGCGGAACGGGCACGCCCCTGACCGGGTCGGGCAGACCGATCCACCACGAGGAGGAGACGCATCACGCGGGGACGAGTTCAGGCCCCTGGACGCGGAGCACCGCGCCGATGCCGACGTCCATGCCGAGCTTGCGGTAG
- a CDS encoding xanthine dehydrogenase family protein molybdopterin-binding subunit, with translation MTTTPTARQNAVGTAHTRVEGRDKVTGAARYAGEIPFADLAYGWLVLSTVTRGRIRSIDTADVLAMPGVVAVLHHGNAPRVETGYVGVLGVPDPTAAVFQHDRVPHAGWPVALVVADTSERAREAAEALVVHYEQEPHDVDFTSEHPDAYPLDSHGPAVIEKGDLEAQLATSAVVVDAEYTTPEEHHTMMEPHAATARWDGGRLEVVDSNQGTFWVASELAQMFSLDPSAVRVRSEHVGGGFGSKGIRAHQVAAVMAATELQRPVRVVMTRRQMFSLTGYRSPTRQRLRLGADADGRLRALEHRSLSATSTVHEFIESAAGPARTMYGADAHHTANRLVRLDVPTPTYMRAPGEAPGSFALESAIDELAEKCGLDPIELRARNDPAAGPVSGLPFSGRNLIACFREGARRFGWADRDPRPGLRREGRWLLGTGTAAASFPAGAGPSTAAVTAQADGTFTVGINAADIGTGARTALTLIAADALQTATEHVRVRIGDSDLGPAFIAGGSMGTRSWAWAVMAAAQELRERLALGADIPPEGVTARSDTTEALGALARTERHSFGAQFAEVAVDPATGEVRVRRMLGIFAAGRIVNPLTARNQFVGGMTWGISMALHEEAVRDRALGSHYGADLAGYHVASHADVPAIEADWIDDPDPDDPVGIKGIGEIGVVGAAAAVANAVWHATGVRHRDLPLRPDRVLMAGFHA, from the coding sequence ATGACCACCACCCCCACGGCACGCCAGAACGCCGTCGGCACCGCACACACCCGCGTGGAGGGCCGCGACAAGGTCACCGGAGCCGCCCGCTACGCCGGTGAGATCCCGTTCGCCGACCTCGCGTACGGCTGGCTGGTGCTGTCCACGGTCACCCGCGGCCGAATCCGCTCCATCGACACCGCCGACGTCCTCGCCATGCCCGGTGTGGTAGCCGTCCTGCACCACGGCAACGCCCCGCGGGTCGAGACGGGATACGTCGGTGTGCTGGGCGTTCCGGACCCGACCGCGGCCGTATTCCAGCACGACAGGGTGCCCCACGCGGGCTGGCCGGTGGCGCTGGTCGTCGCCGACACCTCCGAACGGGCCCGGGAGGCCGCCGAAGCGCTGGTGGTGCACTACGAACAGGAGCCGCACGACGTCGACTTCACCAGCGAGCACCCCGACGCGTACCCGCTCGACAGCCATGGGCCGGCGGTGATCGAGAAGGGCGACCTGGAGGCCCAACTCGCCACTTCCGCGGTCGTCGTGGACGCCGAGTACACCACCCCGGAAGAGCACCACACCATGATGGAGCCGCACGCGGCGACCGCCCGCTGGGACGGCGGCCGTCTCGAAGTCGTCGACTCCAACCAGGGCACCTTCTGGGTCGCGAGCGAACTCGCGCAGATGTTCTCGCTCGACCCGTCCGCTGTCCGGGTGCGCTCCGAACACGTCGGCGGCGGCTTCGGCAGCAAGGGCATCCGCGCACACCAGGTGGCCGCCGTCATGGCCGCGACCGAACTGCAGCGCCCGGTCCGTGTGGTCATGACCCGCCGTCAGATGTTCTCCCTCACGGGCTACCGCAGCCCCACCCGGCAGCGCCTGCGGCTCGGCGCCGATGCCGACGGCCGGCTGCGCGCGCTGGAGCACCGTTCCCTCAGCGCCACCTCCACCGTGCACGAGTTCATCGAATCGGCCGCCGGTCCCGCCCGGACCATGTACGGCGCCGACGCCCACCACACCGCCAACCGGCTCGTCCGGCTCGACGTGCCGACCCCGACGTACATGCGCGCGCCGGGTGAGGCACCGGGATCGTTCGCACTGGAGTCGGCGATCGACGAACTCGCCGAGAAGTGCGGTCTCGACCCGATCGAACTGCGCGCCCGCAACGACCCCGCGGCAGGCCCGGTGTCCGGGCTGCCGTTCAGCGGCCGCAACCTGATCGCCTGTTTCAGGGAAGGCGCCCGCAGGTTCGGCTGGGCCGACCGCGACCCGCGCCCCGGCCTGCGCCGCGAGGGACGCTGGCTGCTCGGCACCGGCACAGCGGCCGCATCCTTCCCGGCGGGTGCCGGCCCGTCCACCGCGGCCGTGACGGCACAGGCGGACGGCACCTTCACCGTGGGGATCAACGCCGCCGACATCGGCACCGGCGCCCGGACCGCACTCACCCTGATCGCCGCCGACGCCCTGCAGACCGCGACGGAACACGTCCGGGTGCGCATCGGCGACAGCGACCTCGGTCCCGCTTTCATCGCCGGCGGCTCCATGGGCACCCGCTCCTGGGCGTGGGCGGTCATGGCCGCCGCACAGGAGCTGCGGGAGAGGCTCGCCCTCGGTGCCGACATCCCGCCGGAGGGGGTCACCGCACGGTCCGACACCACGGAGGCCCTCGGCGCCCTCGCCAGGACGGAACGACACTCCTTCGGCGCACAATTCGCCGAGGTCGCCGTCGACCCCGCCACCGGCGAGGTCCGGGTGCGCCGCATGCTCGGCATCTTCGCGGCCGGCCGGATCGTCAACCCGCTCACCGCCCGCAACCAGTTCGTCGGCGGCATGACCTGGGGCATCTCCATGGCCCTGCACGAGGAGGCGGTCCGCGACCGTGCCCTGGGCAGCCACTACGGCGCCGACCTCGCCGGCTACCACGTCGCCTCCCACGCCGACGTTCCGGCCATCGAGGCGGACTGGATCGACGACCCGGACCCCGACGACCCGGTCGGCATCAAGGGCATCGGTGAGATCGGCGTCGTGGGCGCCGCCGCGGCCGTCGCCAACGCGGTCTGGCACGCGACCGGCGTACGCCACCGGGACCTGCCGCTGCGCCCCGACCGCGTTCTGATGGCAGGCTTCCATGCTTGA